A part of Desulfitibacter alkalitolerans DSM 16504 genomic DNA contains:
- a CDS encoding DUF1638 domain-containing protein has protein sequence MAKNIVIACNALRDEINLVVNELQINYPIIWVDAGLHNHPSKLKDELQKLINNIDNVDNILLLFGNCGNSVLGLKSEKASIILPRVDDCISLLLGGNEHKAALDQKGTSYYLTKGYLHSGASMWTEYLNCIDKYGYEKSLMIFKTMLVNYKGLRLIDTGAYELADIRDTFLKMAKEFGLEPETVPGTIRTVYKAFKKEWDEEFIVVKPGQPV, from the coding sequence ATGGCTAAAAACATCGTTATAGCATGTAATGCATTAAGGGATGAGATTAATCTCGTTGTCAATGAGCTGCAGATCAACTATCCAATAATCTGGGTTGATGCAGGTCTCCACAATCATCCTAGTAAACTAAAGGACGAGCTTCAGAAGCTTATTAATAACATAGACAATGTTGACAATATTTTGCTGCTGTTTGGAAACTGTGGGAACTCTGTCCTTGGATTAAAATCTGAAAAGGCCAGCATAATTTTGCCCAGGGTTGATGACTGTATTTCTCTGCTTTTAGGGGGCAATGAGCATAAAGCAGCTTTAGATCAAAAGGGGACTTCCTATTACTTAACAAAAGGCTATTTACATAGTGGAGCTTCCATGTGGACAGAATATCTAAATTGTATAGACAAGTACGGCTATGAAAAAAGCCTGATGATTTTTAAAACAATGTTGGTTAACTACAAGGGTTTAAGGCTCATAGACACTGGTGCCTATGAGCTTGCTGATATAAGGGATACTTTTTTGAAAATGGCCAAAGAGTTTGGCCTGGAGCCAGAAACTGTTCCTGGCACAATAAGGACGGTGTACAAGGCATTTAAGAAAGAATGGGATGAAGAATTTATCGTTGTAAAACCAGGACAGCCAGTCTAG
- a CDS encoding GntR family transcriptional regulator, whose translation MKMEKKRRLPTTEVLMEIDRNSYEPAYMQLVNLIKQQIAMGMFRPGDQLPSESQLCSRYHISPMTVRRAINILIDQKIATASQGKGTFVTSIKLGSAAFHLKELQEFFMDKKTTVKILEVRIVPSNKRTEKKLGVKSGESIIYIRRLLLQDEEPFFYHKEYLIYDPTRPIVESELEVTSLRGLFNGTGSSEFKKGDLSIEATVITREETKVLKIQEGVPAFRIEHIFYDFAENPVSWGWFICRGDKLRFTTTVGIRETF comes from the coding sequence ATGAAAATGGAGAAAAAGAGACGGCTGCCCACTACTGAAGTTTTAATGGAAATTGACCGTAACTCGTATGAACCTGCCTATATGCAGCTGGTAAATTTAATCAAGCAGCAGATTGCCATGGGAATGTTCCGCCCTGGTGATCAACTGCCTTCTGAATCCCAGCTGTGCAGCAGATACCATATCAGTCCCATGACAGTCAGGAGAGCCATTAACATTCTTATAGATCAAAAAATTGCAACAGCCTCCCAGGGCAAGGGGACGTTTGTAACGTCCATCAAGCTTGGCTCTGCTGCCTTTCATTTAAAAGAATTGCAGGAGTTTTTTATGGACAAAAAGACAACTGTAAAAATTCTTGAAGTGCGTATTGTGCCTTCTAATAAACGAACTGAAAAGAAACTTGGTGTAAAGTCTGGTGAATCTATAATCTATATCAGGCGTTTGCTTCTTCAAGATGAAGAGCCATTTTTCTATCATAAAGAATATCTAATATATGATCCAACAAGGCCCATTGTAGAATCTGAACTGGAAGTAACATCATTAAGAGGGTTATTTAATGGAACGGGTTCTTCAGAATTCAAAAAGGGAGATTTAAGTATTGAAGCAACCGTTATTACCAGGGAAGAAACCAAGGTGCTTAAAATTCAAGAGGGCGTTCCTGCATTTAGGATCGAGCATATATTTTACGATTTTGCTGAAAATCCTGTGAGCTGGGGATGGTTTATTTGCAGGGGAGATAAATTGAGATTTACTACAACTGTTGGAATTCGAGAAACATTTTAA
- a CDS encoding cobalamin B12-binding domain-containing protein, which produces MKYISVREQLINSIGDLQEDAVREVVLKRIASGDDPLHIIDDCQRGMKLVGERYEQGKYYIAGLIMAGEIFRQVTEILQPVLKDQSVAEIKGSVLLGTVEGDIHDLGKNILSILLTCHGFKVQDLGVDVPPGKFVERVKELQPDIVGLSGLLTHSYSKMKQIIELVKNETKSLSLDIPVVIGGSQINEQVARVVGTKFWCNDAVKGIRICLNLMNKNKVEK; this is translated from the coding sequence ATGAAATATATATCAGTAAGAGAGCAATTAATAAACAGTATTGGTGATTTGCAAGAGGATGCTGTACGGGAGGTGGTCCTTAAAAGAATAGCATCTGGAGATGACCCTTTGCACATTATTGATGATTGCCAGCGAGGAATGAAGTTGGTTGGAGAACGTTATGAGCAGGGTAAATATTACATAGCGGGTTTAATTATGGCCGGAGAAATATTTCGTCAGGTTACGGAAATTTTACAGCCTGTTCTTAAAGACCAATCAGTAGCAGAAATAAAAGGTTCTGTACTTCTTGGCACTGTTGAAGGGGATATCCATGACCTGGGTAAAAATATCTTAAGCATTCTCCTTACATGTCATGGTTTTAAGGTACAAGACCTGGGAGTAGATGTACCACCAGGGAAGTTTGTTGAAAGGGTTAAAGAGTTGCAACCTGATATTGTTGGCTTGTCAGGATTGTTGACACATTCTTATTCAAAAATGAAACAGATAATAGAGCTTGTAAAAAATGAAACAAAATCTTTATCCCTAGATATCCCAGTTGTCATTGGCGGGAGTCAGATTAATGAACAGGTTGCTCGTGTGGTCGGAACAAAATTTTGGTGTAATGATGCTGTTAAAGGTATACGTATTTGCTTGAATTTAATGAATAAAAATAAAGTAGAAAAATAA
- the bzaD gene encoding B12 lower ligand biosynthesis radical SAM protein BzaD has product MRVLLIQALSMDEASAERVYPIGIVSLAAHVEHKGYQVELLDMNVETDPFGSLKEKLLSLKPEVVAVSLRNIDPLANKTSSLIPRFIVTVRMAARLLPKAWIIAGGTGFSLFPERLMLEIPEIHYGIIGEAEISFPALLASLEKPSSIKGLCVRKGNRVIAAPPSMEFDMKNDYLHPSRKLLDPAPYLKANSYVPAIGIETKRGCPYNCSYCVYPNLQGKKLRCRTPEGIVDEIEFLIKEFAIHRFHFNDPIVNAPLGHLEQICEELLHRNLQIKWGGFFREDNINKENVSLFERAGCECFAFSPDGLCQEALDTLRKNLTEEDILKAAEHVSKSDVVSIYHFMVNVPGETDGTVKKGIRLLERIYDIHALKKNLGTIILNNIRILPGTPMETIALEQGVIDNDTDLLYPTYYNPKPFDKLRYKLETLHLCRNIFTWQEVR; this is encoded by the coding sequence ATGCGTGTACTGTTAATACAAGCTCTGTCAATGGATGAAGCCTCAGCTGAAAGAGTTTACCCCATAGGGATTGTATCACTTGCAGCTCATGTAGAACACAAAGGTTACCAGGTAGAGCTTTTAGATATGAATGTTGAGACGGACCCCTTTGGCTCATTAAAAGAGAAGCTTCTCAGCTTAAAGCCTGAAGTGGTGGCAGTATCACTTCGCAACATTGATCCTCTAGCAAACAAGACCAGCTCACTCATTCCAAGGTTTATTGTTACTGTTCGTATGGCTGCAAGGCTTTTGCCAAAGGCGTGGATTATTGCTGGAGGAACTGGCTTTTCCCTTTTCCCAGAAAGGTTGATGCTGGAAATACCTGAAATCCACTATGGTATTATAGGGGAAGCAGAAATTTCCTTCCCCGCACTGCTTGCCTCATTGGAAAAGCCCTCATCCATAAAGGGATTATGTGTACGCAAGGGTAACAGGGTAATTGCTGCACCTCCATCTATGGAATTTGACATGAAAAATGACTATCTGCACCCCTCCAGAAAGCTGTTGGACCCAGCTCCCTACTTAAAAGCCAACAGTTATGTTCCAGCCATTGGAATTGAGACAAAAAGGGGCTGCCCCTATAACTGTTCTTATTGTGTCTACCCCAATCTCCAGGGGAAAAAGCTGCGCTGTCGTACACCTGAAGGTATTGTAGATGAAATTGAATTCTTAATTAAAGAATTTGCTATCCATAGATTCCACTTTAACGACCCTATAGTAAATGCTCCCCTTGGACATTTGGAACAGATTTGTGAAGAGCTGCTGCATAGAAACCTTCAAATCAAGTGGGGAGGCTTCTTCCGAGAAGATAATATAAATAAAGAAAATGTTAGCCTTTTTGAAAGGGCAGGCTGTGAGTGCTTTGCCTTTTCCCCTGACGGCCTTTGTCAGGAAGCATTAGATACTCTTAGAAAAAATCTTACTGAGGAAGATATTTTAAAGGCAGCCGAGCATGTTTCCAAAAGTGATGTGGTAAGTATTTATCATTTCATGGTGAATGTTCCAGGGGAAACAGATGGGACTGTTAAAAAAGGCATTAGGCTTTTGGAACGTATCTATGACATTCATGCTTTAAAGAAGAATTTAGGGACAATCATTCTGAATAATATTCGTATTCTGCCTGGTACCCCCATGGAGACCATTGCCCTGGAGCAGGGAGTTATAGACAATGATACGGACCTGCTTTATCCGACTTACTATAACCCTAAGCCCTTTGATAAATTAAGATACAAGCTGGAGACACTTCATCTTTGCAGAAATATCTTCACGTGGCAGGAGGTACGGTAA
- a CDS encoding uroporphyrinogen decarboxylase family protein, with product MKDTQELFKERSQRIKDVVALKKPDRVPFAPKIGNYYARGYGISMYDAMIDIRNIIPGVEGFLDDFEPDLAWAPVMYPIEPMEAMDCQYVKWPGATHNLPLNDSFQLLDKCFLEDDEYDEFLLDPTHFFITKVYPRKFKDLEPLSKICFRNPVEYSLYAEMATFAQPDVKAALDALKRGGEASAKWLGYMGSITQLIVSKGFPLGAATAQTCPFDMFSDNIRGFVNTVTDIYQRPEKLLAALDYMTEVCIERATTSAKALGVDYVFIPLHAGMDEFMSPANYEKFYWSGLKKLMMALIEIGITPYVFCEGKYNTRLEVISDVPKGKVIYMFEEVDIVQAKKTVGQVACICGNLPTALLVHGKKERVVEETKRLIDNCAGDGGFIMDCSIVLDNAKRENMEAWAETTRLYGKY from the coding sequence ATGAAAGATACTCAAGAATTATTTAAGGAGCGTTCACAGAGAATTAAAGATGTGGTTGCACTAAAGAAACCTGACAGAGTTCCTTTTGCTCCGAAGATTGGAAATTACTATGCTCGTGGGTATGGCATATCAATGTATGACGCAATGATAGACATTAGAAATATAATTCCTGGGGTTGAGGGGTTTTTAGATGATTTTGAACCTGACTTAGCTTGGGCTCCAGTAATGTATCCCATTGAACCAATGGAAGCCATGGACTGCCAGTATGTAAAATGGCCAGGCGCAACCCATAACCTGCCACTTAACGATTCATTTCAGCTTCTTGACAAATGTTTTTTAGAAGACGATGAATATGATGAGTTTTTACTGGATCCTACACATTTCTTTATTACCAAAGTCTATCCAAGAAAATTCAAAGACTTGGAACCATTATCAAAGATATGCTTTAGAAATCCTGTTGAATATTCGCTATATGCAGAAATGGCAACCTTTGCACAACCAGACGTAAAAGCAGCATTAGACGCATTAAAAAGAGGCGGAGAAGCTTCCGCTAAGTGGCTAGGATATATGGGGTCCATTACTCAACTCATTGTATCAAAAGGGTTTCCATTAGGAGCCGCTACAGCTCAAACATGTCCTTTCGATATGTTCTCAGATAATATTAGAGGATTTGTTAATACAGTAACAGATATATATCAAAGACCAGAAAAACTGTTAGCAGCATTAGACTACATGACAGAGGTTTGCATAGAAAGGGCAACTACTTCAGCAAAAGCACTGGGAGTAGACTACGTCTTTATACCACTGCATGCCGGTATGGATGAGTTTATGAGTCCGGCAAACTATGAAAAATTTTACTGGTCGGGACTTAAGAAACTAATGATGGCACTTATAGAAATAGGTATAACGCCATATGTATTTTGCGAAGGCAAATACAATACCCGATTGGAAGTTATTAGTGATGTGCCAAAAGGTAAAGTAATATATATGTTTGAAGAAGTAGATATTGTCCAAGCTAAAAAAACTGTAGGTCAAGTGGCATGCATTTGCGGGAACCTGCCAACAGCCTTACTGGTGCACGGTAAAAAAGAAAGGGTTGTTGAAGAAACTAAGCGTCTAATTGACAATTGTGCAGGAGATGGCGGTTTTATTATGGACTGCTCCATTGTTCTGGACAATGCAAAAAGAGAGAATATGGAGGCTTGGGCAGAGACAACCAGGTTATATGGTAAATATTAA
- a CDS encoding uroporphyrinogen decarboxylase family protein, which yields MKLAENWDKLSPQERYEERFKRYANPDMQFASPEAEKAYKERVQMIKDAVELKKPARIPIHLTIGFYPAAYAGVTAKDLMYDYEKLGMTFKKFNNDFKADTLVSCALVGPARVFEILDYKLYQWPGKGIPDELSYQCLEDEYMLDNEYDLLINDPSGYWMRYYLPRTFGALEPWQMIAPWTDIIELPFVGPAMIPIGIPPVQESFKKLIEAGQAAMEWAGAMGAIDGENKAVHGLPGFFGGVAKAPFDTLGDTMRGTRPIMLDIFRRPKKLLEAMERLVSINIDMAVRSANITGVPIIFMPLHKGADGFLSKDDFARFYWPTLKAVILGLIEEGLVPLLFAEGGYNQRLEAITDSDIPEGKTVWLFDNTDMVNAKKALGGKSCIAGNVSGAVLKAGTPQQVDEYVKFLAEKVAQDGGFILSNGTVLDDAEAENLHAMINAGRKYGEYK from the coding sequence ATGAAATTAGCTGAAAACTGGGATAAGCTTTCGCCGCAGGAGAGATACGAGGAAAGGTTTAAAAGATATGCCAATCCAGATATGCAATTTGCCAGCCCTGAAGCAGAAAAGGCATACAAGGAACGGGTTCAGATGATCAAGGATGCCGTTGAATTGAAAAAACCAGCTAGAATACCAATTCATTTAACTATAGGGTTTTATCCTGCTGCTTACGCTGGCGTTACTGCTAAAGATCTCATGTATGATTATGAAAAACTGGGAATGACATTTAAGAAGTTTAACAATGATTTCAAGGCAGATACCCTTGTGAGCTGCGCTCTGGTGGGGCCAGCCAGGGTATTTGAGATACTAGATTATAAACTATACCAGTGGCCGGGCAAGGGAATACCAGACGAACTTTCTTACCAGTGCCTGGAAGATGAATACATGCTGGATAACGAATATGACTTATTAATTAATGACCCATCTGGATACTGGATGCGTTATTATCTTCCACGAACCTTTGGCGCACTGGAACCATGGCAGATGATAGCACCATGGACCGATATTATTGAACTTCCCTTTGTAGGTCCTGCCATGATACCCATAGGTATTCCCCCTGTCCAGGAATCCTTTAAAAAATTAATAGAAGCTGGACAGGCAGCCATGGAGTGGGCTGGTGCCATGGGTGCTATAGATGGAGAAAATAAAGCTGTCCACGGTTTGCCGGGGTTTTTTGGTGGAGTTGCTAAAGCTCCCTTTGATACCCTGGGAGATACCATGAGGGGCACTCGGCCAATAATGCTTGACATATTCCGCCGTCCCAAGAAACTACTAGAGGCCATGGAAAGACTTGTATCAATAAATATTGACATGGCAGTAAGATCAGCCAATATCACAGGGGTACCAATTATTTTCATGCCCCTGCATAAAGGAGCCGATGGTTTCCTGTCAAAGGATGATTTTGCCAGGTTTTACTGGCCAACCCTAAAGGCTGTTATTCTAGGGTTAATAGAGGAAGGTCTAGTTCCACTGCTTTTTGCTGAGGGGGGCTATAATCAACGGCTTGAAGCCATAACCGATTCTGATATTCCAGAAGGAAAAACCGTCTGGCTTTTTGATAACACCGACATGGTCAATGCAAAGAAGGCCCTTGGAGGCAAGAGCTGTATAGCAGGAAATGTCTCTGGAGCTGTTCTAAAGGCTGGCACACCGCAGCAGGTAGATGAGTATGTGAAGTTCCTGGCGGAAAAAGTAGCTCAAGATGGCGGTTTTATCTTGAGCAATGGTACAGTTCTAGATGATGCTGAAGCAGAAAACCTCCATGCCATGATAAATGCGGGCAGAAAATATGGGGAATACAAATAA
- a CDS encoding B12-binding domain-containing radical SAM protein: MKIILLEHPRSISTERCNDIANTPLSSCLLTGYAAGVLKSQGHEVEIVEGYLDKLSYKEIGKIIEAYKPDMLGVHMVYHWKNDRRLYNFLEAVKHQGISPYVTAYGFYPTFGYEEILKSCKAIDSIILGEPELTFADLAAALTRKKSHEKILGLAYLSSQGSITCSKAKAIENLDDLPFPVRTRASLNIGEVNIMGSRGCYGACTFCYINSYYGRGPKWRGRSPENIIAEIDEILLKHTMDYFYFTDPNFFGPGKAGQERALHLASLIKQRKIKFGIEARVNDIHDETIGALADAGLCHILVGLESGRDESLKRLNKMTTTAQNEGAVKILRKHGIEPSIGFIMFEPDSSLEDIRINFEFLKRNDLLKNLDVTVNVLYHHMIILQGTKAYKILKSEGRLDISPHSTYEASTSYVNRQVSALAAIMREITNHIFYRLEEIWRKKVPEPAAAPLEYEKINRLLVGLFEKVLSSLEHGEDFNDVKLKDLIYKTKSEIDEIFS; this comes from the coding sequence ATGAAGATAATTTTATTGGAACATCCCAGGAGCATAAGTACTGAAAGATGTAATGACATAGCAAATACTCCCCTTTCCTCATGCCTGCTTACCGGTTATGCTGCAGGGGTTTTAAAAAGCCAGGGGCATGAAGTGGAAATAGTCGAAGGGTATCTTGACAAGCTTTCTTATAAAGAGATAGGGAAAATCATTGAAGCTTATAAACCTGATATGCTTGGTGTCCACATGGTTTACCATTGGAAGAACGACAGAAGGCTTTATAATTTTCTTGAGGCTGTAAAGCACCAAGGTATTTCTCCCTATGTTACTGCTTATGGCTTTTACCCAACCTTCGGCTATGAAGAAATTTTGAAAAGCTGTAAGGCAATTGACTCCATTATCCTGGGAGAACCGGAGCTAACCTTTGCTGACTTGGCAGCTGCCCTTACTCGCAAAAAATCCCATGAAAAAATCCTGGGATTGGCTTATCTATCATCACAGGGCAGTATCACCTGCTCAAAGGCAAAAGCCATTGAAAACCTTGACGACCTCCCCTTTCCAGTTCGCACAAGGGCTTCACTTAACATTGGTGAGGTAAACATTATGGGAAGTCGTGGATGCTACGGTGCCTGTACCTTCTGCTATATTAATTCATATTATGGCAGGGGACCCAAATGGCGCGGCCGAAGCCCTGAAAACATTATAGCTGAAATAGATGAGATTTTATTGAAGCACACCATGGATTATTTCTATTTTACCGATCCAAACTTTTTTGGCCCCGGTAAAGCAGGTCAAGAAAGGGCCTTGCATTTAGCTTCTCTAATTAAACAAAGAAAAATTAAATTTGGAATAGAAGCCAGGGTAAATGATATTCACGATGAAACAATTGGGGCCCTGGCAGATGCAGGCTTGTGTCACATTTTAGTTGGCCTTGAAAGCGGCAGGGATGAATCTCTAAAACGCTTGAATAAAATGACAACAACAGCTCAAAATGAAGGGGCGGTCAAAATCCTACGTAAGCATGGTATAGAACCAAGTATAGGATTTATTATGTTTGAACCGGATTCTTCGTTGGAGGATATCAGGATTAATTTTGAATTTCTTAAAAGAAATGATCTTCTTAAAAATCTTGATGTTACTGTCAATGTTCTGTATCATCACATGATTATTTTGCAGGGAACTAAAGCTTATAAAATACTTAAGAGTGAAGGGCGATTGGACATATCACCCCATTCAACATACGAGGCCAGCACCTCATATGTTAACCGGCAGGTTTCTGCTCTAGCAGCTATTATGAGAGAAATCACTAATCATATCTTTTATCGTTTAGAAGAAATCTGGCGGAAAAAAGTTCCTGAGCCGGCAGCTGCTCCCCTAGAATATGAGAAAATCAATAGACTTCTGGTAGGTTTATTTGAGAAAGTTTTATCTTCACTAGAACACGGGGAAGATTTTAATGATGTAAAACTGAAAGACCTTATTTATAAAACAAAAAGTGAAATTGATGAAATTTTTTCTTGA
- a CDS encoding cobalamin B12-binding domain-containing protein, whose protein sequence is MLEKLVDAIAGMREEEAISLVEELLDQGIEPLEILKKCRAAVEIIGEKYEKGEYFMPELILTGEMLNRISSLAKAKMTESLEEDENKYIGKVVLGTVKGDIHDIGKNIVAFMLDTNGFKVYDLGVDVPSSKFVEAIKEYRPQIVGMSALLTLAFDKMKDTVKAIEDAGLRDQVKIMIGGAPINDQIKEYTGADGWGQDAVEAVSLAKKWMGGN, encoded by the coding sequence ATGTTAGAAAAATTAGTAGATGCCATAGCCGGGATGCGTGAAGAGGAAGCCATTAGCCTTGTTGAAGAGTTGTTGGATCAGGGCATTGAACCCCTGGAAATCTTGAAGAAATGTCGTGCAGCAGTTGAAATAATTGGAGAGAAATATGAAAAAGGCGAATACTTTATGCCAGAATTAATATTGACCGGGGAAATGCTAAATAGGATTTCAAGTCTGGCAAAAGCCAAGATGACTGAAAGTTTAGAAGAGGATGAAAACAAGTATATTGGCAAAGTAGTATTGGGTACAGTAAAGGGTGATATCCATGACATTGGTAAAAATATAGTTGCCTTCATGTTGGATACCAACGGATTTAAGGTGTACGACCTTGGAGTAGATGTGCCGTCATCAAAATTTGTGGAAGCTATAAAAGAGTACAGGCCGCAAATAGTAGGCATGAGTGCCTTGCTTACTCTAGCCTTTGATAAAATGAAGGATACAGTAAAAGCCATTGAAGATGCAGGATTAAGGGATCAAGTCAAAATCATGATAGGTGGTGCTCCCATTAATGACCAGATTAAAGAGTATACTGGTGCTGATGGTTGGGGACAGGACGCAGTAGAAGCTGTTTCCCTGGCGAAAAAGTGGATGGGGGGTAATTAA
- a CDS encoding MFS transporter, with protein sequence MHSNQNVPISPYRWVVVAIMWSTIFIAVTAQFQVAALAFKIIPELNLTSGNYAMVLAAPMLPAVLFSIGAGALADRFGVKKVVAVSFVFSIIGVYFRYIPNSFLGYFSLMFLSGLTPALLNANVSKLLGAWFPREQISTALGIYFTAAGVGMTVALATSALFPTAKSAYITAGIAMFAIWILWLVFIKDKPVGAPELPPLPVLKYIGAAASSRNIWLAGLALMCFMGANMAFVGFLPNALSQVRGINPSQAGVMTSIVTLGVILGNMIGPVMSARVGRIKPFLAPAAFLGAAVMYISWIAPGTSVWLLLFAAGTLMGISVPLLMAFPMLLPEIGPVYAGSAGGLMATLQLIGAFFIPSFIIAPIAGGNYTLLFALASLFLALLGVVSLFLPELGTRAAGRGKNKT encoded by the coding sequence ATGCATAGTAATCAAAATGTACCAATTTCCCCATACAGATGGGTGGTAGTGGCAATAATGTGGTCTACAATATTCATAGCTGTGACAGCTCAATTTCAAGTAGCTGCCCTGGCATTTAAAATTATTCCAGAATTAAACCTTACATCAGGAAATTATGCCATGGTCCTGGCTGCACCCATGCTGCCTGCAGTGTTGTTTAGTATTGGTGCAGGAGCCCTGGCAGACAGATTTGGAGTTAAAAAAGTAGTTGCAGTTAGTTTTGTTTTTTCAATAATTGGTGTATATTTTAGATATATTCCCAACAGTTTTTTAGGATATTTTAGTCTGATGTTTTTATCTGGATTAACCCCTGCTCTTTTAAATGCCAATGTTTCCAAGCTCCTGGGTGCCTGGTTTCCACGTGAGCAGATCAGTACTGCCCTGGGAATATATTTTACTGCCGCAGGGGTTGGCATGACTGTAGCTTTGGCAACGTCTGCCTTATTCCCCACTGCGAAAAGTGCTTATATTACAGCTGGCATTGCCATGTTTGCCATCTGGATTTTGTGGTTGGTATTTATCAAGGATAAACCTGTAGGAGCGCCTGAGCTCCCACCCTTGCCTGTCTTAAAGTATATTGGTGCAGCTGCCAGCAGCAGAAATATTTGGCTGGCAGGGCTGGCATTGATGTGTTTTATGGGTGCAAATATGGCATTTGTAGGTTTTCTGCCCAATGCCCTAAGTCAGGTTCGTGGTATCAATCCATCCCAGGCTGGTGTCATGACGTCTATAGTTACCCTTGGTGTTATTTTAGGAAATATGATTGGTCCTGTCATGTCTGCACGTGTAGGCAGAATAAAACCTTTCCTTGCACCTGCAGCATTTTTAGGTGCAGCTGTTATGTATATTTCCTGGATTGCCCCGGGAACAAGTGTCTGGTTACTGCTCTTTGCTGCAGGAACTTTAATGGGCATAAGCGTACCATTGCTAATGGCCTTCCCCATGCTGCTTCCAGAGATAGGGCCAGTTTATGCCGGGAGTGCTGGGGGTCTCATGGCTACCCTGCAACTTATTGGTGCTTTTTTCATACCTTCATTTATAATTGCGCCAATAGCCGGAGGCAATTATACATTGTTATTTGCACTGGCTAGCTTATTTCTAGCATTGCTGGGTGTTGTATCATTGTTTCTTCCCGAGCTTGGCACCAGGGCTGCAGGCCGTGGAAAGAATAAAACTTAA